The following coding sequences lie in one Peribacillus frigoritolerans genomic window:
- the putP gene encoding sodium/proline symporter PutP: MDYALIISISIYMAGMLLIGYFAYKRTSNLNDYMLGDRGLGPAVTALSAGAADMSGWLLMGMPGAMFATGLSSIWIVIGLTIGAYMNWLYVAPRLRTYTEVANNSITIPAFLENRFGEGSQILRLISALVILVFFTFYVSSGMVSGGVLFQSTFGLDYHTGLWILTGVTVAYTLFGGFLAVSWTDFVQGIIMVVALVLVPIVTLFHVGGFGPAIDTPRSIDPALLNIFTGTSFLGIISLFAWGLGYFGQPHIIVRFMAISSIKEIKKARTIGMGWMIFSSIGAMLTGFIGITYFHQNNLKLDDPETIFIELGEILFHPLITGFLISAILAAIMSTISSQLLVTASSLTEDMYKTFFRRSASDKELVFLGRLSVLTISVIALILSWEQNDTILGLVGYAWAGFGSSFGPLVILSLCWKRMTRWGALAGMIVGAGTVIFWSMAGLSDTLYEMIPGFGASLIAIILVSLLTAKPSKEVEATFEEFEKTLKQ, encoded by the coding sequence ATGGATTACGCATTAATAATTTCGATCAGCATTTACATGGCTGGCATGCTTCTCATCGGTTACTTCGCTTACAAAAGGACTTCCAATTTAAATGATTATATGCTGGGCGACCGGGGTCTTGGACCTGCTGTCACTGCATTAAGCGCCGGTGCCGCGGATATGAGCGGTTGGCTTTTAATGGGTATGCCTGGTGCCATGTTCGCAACAGGACTAAGTTCAATCTGGATTGTAATCGGTCTCACAATAGGAGCCTATATGAACTGGCTGTATGTTGCACCTAGATTGAGAACCTATACGGAAGTCGCCAATAACTCGATTACGATCCCCGCTTTCCTGGAAAATCGTTTTGGCGAGGGCTCACAGATCTTAAGGCTCATTTCGGCTTTGGTTATCCTCGTATTCTTTACCTTTTACGTTTCTTCCGGAATGGTATCCGGCGGAGTCTTATTCCAAAGTACATTCGGCCTTGATTACCATACAGGCCTATGGATCTTAACAGGCGTCACCGTTGCCTATACTTTATTTGGTGGATTCCTGGCAGTAAGCTGGACAGACTTTGTTCAAGGGATCATCATGGTTGTCGCCTTGGTTCTTGTACCGATAGTCACCCTTTTCCATGTTGGCGGTTTCGGTCCTGCGATTGACACGCCACGTTCCATTGATCCAGCCCTATTGAATATTTTCACGGGGACGAGCTTTTTAGGAATCATCTCATTATTTGCTTGGGGACTGGGTTACTTCGGACAGCCGCATATCATTGTCCGCTTTATGGCGATCAGTTCTATTAAAGAGATCAAGAAAGCCCGTACTATCGGGATGGGTTGGATGATTTTCTCCAGTATCGGTGCCATGCTGACTGGATTCATCGGTATTACGTATTTCCATCAGAACAACCTGAAGTTAGATGATCCTGAAACGATTTTTATAGAGTTAGGGGAAATACTATTCCACCCGCTTATCACTGGTTTCTTGATTTCCGCAATACTGGCAGCCATCATGAGCACGATTTCTTCGCAGCTTTTGGTTACGGCCAGCTCTTTAACGGAGGATATGTACAAAACTTTCTTCCGTCGTTCCGCTTCAGATAAAGAGCTTGTTTTCCTGGGCAGACTTTCCGTACTGACCATATCCGTCATAGCGCTCATTCTCTCTTGGGAACAGAATGACACGATCCTTGGACTTGTCGGCTATGCATGGGCTGGATTCGGATCTTCATTCGGTCCATTGGTTATACTGAGCCTCTGCTGGAAACGAATGACAAGATGGGGCGCTTTAGCCGGGATGATCGTTGGTGCCGGGACTGTAATTTTCTGGTCGATGGCAGGATTATCCGATACGCTTTATGAAATGATTCCTGGTTTTGGTGCAAGCTTGATTGCCATCATCCTGGTCAGTCTTCTAACAGCGAAACCATCAAAAGAAGTAGAAGCGACATTCGAAGAATTCGAAAAAACTTTAAAACAATAA
- a CDS encoding proline dehydrogenase codes for MEAITRDFFLFLSKNNLLNNIAKKSGGNFAAGKIIGGTDFQSSIKFIKQLNNSGLSVTVDHLGEFVDSKEVTLERTAECIETIEMISREKLDSQVSLKMTSLGLDIDHKLVIENMTKILDTAEKHKVMVTIDMEDEVRCQATIDIFRQFKEKYSCISTVLQAYLFRTEKDLEDLAQYKPFLRLVKGAYKESPEVAFPEKDDVDENYKKLIKQSLLNGNYTAIASHDDKIIEYTKELAKKFDIPNTQFEFQMLYGMRNKTQYELVKQGYKMRVYVPYGLDWYGYFMRRLAERPSNIAFAFKGMVRS; via the coding sequence ATGGAAGCCATTACAAGGGACTTTTTCTTATTTTTATCTAAGAATAACCTGCTTAATAATATTGCTAAAAAAAGCGGAGGAAATTTTGCTGCTGGAAAGATCATTGGGGGAACTGATTTCCAAAGTTCCATTAAATTCATTAAACAACTTAATAATAGCGGCTTGTCGGTTACAGTCGACCATCTTGGGGAATTCGTTGATTCCAAGGAAGTGACCCTGGAACGTACGGCAGAATGCATCGAAACCATCGAAATGATCAGCAGGGAAAAACTTGATTCACAGGTTTCTCTGAAGATGACTTCTTTGGGACTTGATATCGATCATAAACTCGTGATTGAGAATATGACGAAAATTCTTGATACAGCCGAAAAACATAAAGTCATGGTCACGATCGATATGGAAGATGAAGTTCGCTGTCAGGCGACAATCGATATCTTCAGGCAGTTCAAAGAAAAATACAGCTGCATAAGTACTGTTCTGCAAGCATATTTATTCCGCACAGAGAAGGATTTGGAGGACCTTGCCCAATATAAGCCATTCCTGCGTCTCGTAAAGGGTGCCTATAAGGAATCTCCCGAGGTGGCTTTTCCTGAAAAAGATGATGTAGACGAAAACTATAAAAAGTTGATCAAGCAAAGTCTTCTTAACGGAAATTACACCGCCATTGCCTCACATGATGACAAAATCATCGAATATACAAAAGAGCTGGCCAAGAAGTTTGACATTCCAAATACACAATTCGAATTTCAAATGCTTTATGGCATGAGAAACAAGACCCAATACGAGTTGGTCAAGCAAGGTTACAAAATGCGCGTTTATGTACCATATGGTCTGGATTGGTATGGATACTTCATGAGAAGGCTTGCAGAAAGGCCATCCAATATTGCCTTTGCCTTCAAAGGGATGGTCAGAAGCTAA
- a CDS encoding PLP-dependent aminotransferase family protein translates to MNVESFFSQNIKAALKNDPPGAWMPNLPDDCIRLSSGYPDPALVPAEELKVAVARLLDEEQDLPLHYLGSPRIPKLKQQIHKRLAERGICILEEQLLITSGACQGIDLIARILLDDKAVVAVESPTYMEALEIFQNYTKQIISIPIDEQGIQTYRLKEMLDERKCKGLTLPRFLYTIPSFQNPTGTTMTIERRKHLLELSIEFDFLILEDDAYGELSFDQNPVPIKSIDERGRVLHVGSLSKVVAPGMRIGWIAGESEFIKALEWFKKDLDHPFAQSTMAVYLENADFDKRLDLLKDVYRSKCNALILSMEQFLPESVSWYVPDGGYFVWVRIPGVDTSHLLSQALAEGISYVPGKYFFLDQNDGTEFIRLSFSYANEKEIFEGIRRLGQLIASFLNRLP, encoded by the coding sequence GTGAATGTTGAATCTTTTTTTTCTCAAAACATTAAAGCGGCACTTAAGAATGATCCGCCCGGTGCATGGATGCCAAATCTGCCGGATGATTGTATTCGCTTGAGTTCAGGTTATCCTGATCCTGCTCTCGTTCCTGCTGAGGAGCTCAAGGTAGCTGTAGCCAGACTTCTTGATGAGGAGCAGGATTTGCCGCTCCATTATCTCGGAAGTCCACGAATTCCAAAACTAAAGCAGCAAATCCATAAAAGATTGGCAGAGCGTGGAATTTGCATTTTGGAAGAACAGCTTTTGATTACATCAGGAGCTTGCCAGGGGATTGATCTCATTGCCCGCATTCTTCTTGATGATAAAGCGGTCGTAGCGGTAGAGTCTCCCACCTATATGGAGGCTTTAGAGATTTTTCAAAACTATACGAAGCAGATTATCAGTATACCTATAGATGAACAGGGGATCCAAACATACCGATTAAAAGAAATGCTGGATGAAAGGAAGTGTAAAGGTCTAACCCTCCCGCGTTTTCTTTATACTATCCCAAGCTTTCAAAATCCAACTGGCACGACTATGACAATTGAGCGCCGGAAGCATTTATTGGAGCTTTCCATCGAGTTTGATTTTCTAATTCTAGAGGATGATGCGTACGGAGAATTATCCTTCGATCAAAATCCGGTGCCAATAAAATCTATTGATGAACGCGGGCGGGTCCTCCATGTTGGGTCCTTATCCAAGGTTGTTGCGCCAGGAATGCGGATTGGATGGATAGCGGGAGAAAGTGAATTCATTAAGGCTTTAGAGTGGTTTAAAAAAGATTTAGACCATCCATTTGCTCAAAGTACAATGGCTGTATACTTAGAAAACGCCGATTTTGATAAACGGCTCGACCTACTAAAAGATGTGTATCGTTCTAAATGTAATGCGTTAATCCTTTCGATGGAACAATTTCTTCCAGAATCCGTTTCATGGTATGTACCAGATGGCGGTTACTTTGTATGGGTGAGAATTCCAGGTGTGGATACGTCGCATTTATTATCACAGGCTCTTGCTGAGGGTATTTCATATGTTCCAGGGAAATACTTTTTCTTGGATCAAAACGATGGAACCGAGTTTATCCGGCTTTCGTTCAGTTATGCCAATGAGAAAGAAATATTCGAGGGAATTCGAAGACTAGGACAGCTTATCGCATCTTTTTTGAATAGATTGCCCTGA
- a CDS encoding MgtC/SapB family protein, with product MEWTFDPQSELQILIKLGISALLGLIIGLEREMKRKPVGLKTSLVISIVSCLLTIVSMESAYKFPGSDDVNITMDPLRLAAQIVSGVGFIGAGVILRRDNNSISGLTTAAIIWGAAGIGIAVGAGFFLEAIAGVILLIISVELVPAIVTWLGPMKLRQKEIFLQLVVQNKDDIAVVLKKIKDEKIFIKNLRIKDVANDNHLLTLKVLVDHKVRTSEVYYTVSNLKEIERVEIENA from the coding sequence ATGGAATGGACATTCGACCCTCAATCGGAACTGCAAATCCTTATCAAATTGGGAATTTCAGCTCTCCTTGGACTAATTATCGGACTCGAGCGAGAAATGAAACGAAAACCCGTAGGATTAAAAACAAGCCTGGTCATTTCTATCGTGAGCTGTTTATTAACGATCGTTTCCATGGAATCCGCTTATAAATTCCCAGGGAGCGATGACGTAAATATCACAATGGATCCCTTGCGTCTAGCGGCCCAAATCGTTTCTGGCGTAGGCTTTATCGGTGCTGGCGTCATTCTCCGGAGGGACAACAACAGCATATCCGGTTTAACGACAGCCGCCATCATCTGGGGAGCTGCGGGAATCGGAATCGCCGTTGGAGCTGGATTTTTCCTCGAGGCCATAGCGGGCGTCATCCTATTGATCATAAGTGTCGAATTGGTGCCCGCAATCGTCACCTGGCTCGGACCCATGAAGTTACGGCAAAAAGAAATCTTTCTGCAGCTGGTCGTACAAAATAAAGATGACATTGCCGTCGTACTGAAAAAAATCAAAGACGAAAAAATATTCATCAAAAACCTTAGAATCAAAGATGTCGCAAATGACAACCACCTCTTGACACTTAAAGTTCTGGTCGATCATAAAGTCAGAACATCTGAAGTGTATTACACCGTTTCCAACCTTAAGGAGATTGAAAGGGTAGAGATCGAAAATGCATAA
- a CDS encoding VOC family protein encodes MGRIVHFEIHVNDMERAKKFYGEVFGWTFQDWSDYAGVPYYGAVTGDEKEPGIDGALMQRHSAPPETHQALNAFACTMEVENYDLTEAKIIGNGGKVAMPIFALPGMAWQGYYIDTEGNTFGIHQPDVNAK; translated from the coding sequence ATGGGTAGAATAGTTCATTTCGAAATTCATGTGAATGACATGGAACGGGCAAAGAAGTTTTATGGAGAGGTATTCGGATGGACATTTCAAGACTGGAGTGATTATGCGGGAGTGCCTTACTATGGAGCAGTAACTGGCGATGAGAAAGAACCTGGGATCGATGGTGCTTTGATGCAGCGTCATAGTGCTCCGCCGGAAACACACCAAGCATTAAATGCATTTGCTTGTACCATGGAAGTGGAAAATTACGATTTAACGGAAGCTAAAATTATTGGGAATGGCGGCAAGGTCGCAATGCCCATATTTGCCCTGCCCGGAATGGCTTGGCAAGGATACTATATTGATACCGAAGGCAATACTTTTGGAATTCATCAACCTGATGTGAATGCAAAATAG
- a CDS encoding PucR family transcriptional regulator, protein MSLEKILTLTNINDITDMVSTYLKKPVVIENDQFLLLAYSSYYIEHFDQANRQTIFTKHWPIPILEKFMDEGIVEQLKTVEHPFRVKQIEEIGLNQRVVVSAVHKGQVFGFIWVQETEMMTDSDLEFLHEVSHHIGKLLYQKKQINMKKDEEKNEFYQKVIDEVYQTENQIKWEAANMSLLIPETFLVNVFTIAQSDAEHFDELADTVSLFANALNHFTHVFTNQLKIIVLIGSNGKGKDLLTDSANDLTNTVLSQFTDKKVFPGIGNEYSSILQLRKSYLEALEVINSAKFIGEPEQLPFQYSKLGIFRYLEMISNHHTKKKYINTDLEILQKKDLESQTKLLQTLEIYLLNNCRIKPTSEQLYIHTNTLKYRLNQITDLTSIDFDDFHSRMQLYIDLQLIKQRS, encoded by the coding sequence ATGTCATTAGAAAAAATTCTGACTCTCACAAACATCAACGATATAACGGATATGGTCAGCACTTATTTAAAAAAACCAGTCGTCATCGAAAATGACCAATTTTTATTGCTGGCATATAGTTCTTATTATATCGAACACTTCGACCAAGCCAATCGGCAAACCATCTTCACAAAGCATTGGCCGATTCCAATTCTGGAAAAATTCATGGATGAGGGCATTGTCGAACAGCTTAAAACAGTGGAGCATCCATTTAGGGTGAAACAAATCGAGGAAATAGGATTAAATCAAAGGGTCGTTGTGAGCGCCGTTCACAAAGGACAGGTCTTCGGCTTCATTTGGGTCCAAGAAACGGAAATGATGACTGATTCCGATCTGGAATTTTTACATGAAGTTTCCCATCATATCGGCAAGCTCCTTTATCAGAAAAAACAGATAAACATGAAAAAAGATGAAGAAAAAAATGAGTTTTATCAAAAGGTCATTGACGAAGTCTATCAAACGGAAAACCAAATAAAATGGGAAGCCGCCAATATGAGTCTTCTCATTCCGGAAACTTTCCTTGTCAATGTCTTTACCATCGCTCAATCCGATGCGGAACATTTCGATGAATTAGCGGATACAGTCAGTCTGTTCGCCAATGCGTTGAATCATTTTACCCATGTATTCACAAACCAATTGAAGATCATCGTTCTGATTGGCAGCAATGGAAAAGGGAAAGACCTGCTTACCGATAGCGCCAATGATTTAACGAACACCGTTCTTTCCCAATTCACCGACAAAAAGGTATTCCCGGGAATCGGAAATGAGTACTCTTCGATTCTTCAATTAAGAAAATCCTATCTCGAAGCCCTGGAAGTGATCAACTCAGCCAAGTTCATCGGTGAACCTGAGCAGCTTCCCTTCCAATATAGCAAGCTTGGGATTTTCCGTTACCTCGAAATGATCTCCAACCATCATACTAAAAAGAAATATATCAATACGGATTTAGAGATTCTTCAAAAGAAGGACCTGGAAAGCCAAACCAAACTCCTTCAAACACTGGAAATATATCTATTGAACAATTGCCGGATCAAACCGACATCGGAACAGCTATACATTCATACCAACACATTGAAATATAGATTGAATCAAATAACCGATCTCACCTCAATCGATTTTGATGACTTTCATTCGAGAATGCAACTATACATCGATTTACAGCTTATAAAGCAGAGATCTTAA
- a CDS encoding RrF2 family transcriptional regulator, with translation MKISSKGEYALRALIALAKSEEELMQIKDIANETLVSPQYLEQILLHLKSHGYVKSKRGVRGGYTLKELPNKIIIGNVIRDLEGPLAPMSCVSITAYEYCPLEDNNCLLKPLWALIRDQVAELLDNTTLKDLLEGNLYK, from the coding sequence ATGAAGATTTCAAGTAAGGGGGAATATGCATTAAGAGCTTTAATAGCTTTAGCAAAGAGCGAAGAAGAACTCATGCAGATTAAAGATATTGCGAATGAGACATTAGTGTCTCCTCAATATCTGGAACAAATTCTATTGCATTTGAAAAGTCACGGTTATGTTAAAAGTAAAAGGGGAGTCCGCGGAGGGTATACTTTAAAGGAATTGCCCAATAAGATTATCATTGGAAATGTAATTCGGGACTTAGAAGGACCGCTTGCCCCTATGAGTTGTGTAAGCATTACAGCATATGAATATTGTCCCCTTGAAGATAATAACTGTTTATTGAAACCTCTTTGGGCACTGATTAGAGATCAAGTGGCAGAATTGCTGGATAATACCACTTTAAAAGATCTTTTGGAAGGAAACTTGTATAAATAG
- the pruA gene encoding L-glutamate gamma-semialdehyde dehydrogenase, translated as MISYKHEPFVDFTNEENKKAYQEALQTVEGYLGQDYPLYIGAEQVTTDEKIVSYNPADKQEVIGRVSKANRDLAEKAMQEAVTAFESWKKVKPEIRADVLFKAAAIIRRRKHEFSALLTKEAGKPWNEADADTAEAIDFLEFYARQMLTLKDGVPVQSRPGEFNRYDYIPLGVGIIISPWNFPFAIMAGTAVAAIVTGNTILLKPASTTPIVAAKFVEVMLEAGLPAGVLNFVPGSGAEVGDYLVDHPKTRFISFTGSRDVGLRIYKRASEVNEGQIWLKRVIAEMGGKDTIVVDKEADLELAAQSIVKSAFGFSGQKCSACSRAVIVEDVYDQVLARAVELTKQLTVGNPVENHFMGPVIDQAAFDKIMSYIEIGNQEGRILTGGEGDSSKGYFVQPTIVADVDPQARLMQEEIFGPVVAFTKAKDFNEALEIANNTEYGLTGAVITTNRLNMEKAREEFHVGNLYFNRGCTGAIVGYQPFGGFNMSGTDSKAGGPDYLQLHMQAKTTSETF; from the coding sequence ATGATTTCATATAAACACGAACCATTTGTCGATTTTACAAACGAGGAAAACAAAAAAGCATATCAGGAAGCCCTTCAAACTGTTGAGGGCTACTTAGGGCAAGACTACCCTCTTTATATCGGTGCAGAGCAAGTGACGACCGATGAGAAAATCGTTTCATATAACCCTGCAGATAAGCAAGAGGTCATCGGACGAGTATCGAAAGCGAATAGGGATCTTGCTGAAAAAGCCATGCAGGAAGCTGTTACCGCTTTTGAAAGCTGGAAAAAAGTGAAGCCGGAAATCCGCGCTGACGTTTTGTTCAAAGCGGCTGCCATCATTCGCAGACGCAAGCATGAATTCTCTGCGTTATTGACGAAAGAAGCGGGAAAACCTTGGAATGAGGCTGATGCGGATACAGCGGAAGCGATCGATTTCCTTGAATTCTATGCCCGTCAAATGCTGACTCTTAAAGATGGTGTGCCTGTTCAAAGCCGTCCAGGAGAATTCAACCGCTATGATTATATTCCATTAGGGGTCGGCATCATCATTTCTCCTTGGAACTTCCCATTTGCGATTATGGCAGGTACAGCTGTTGCCGCTATCGTTACTGGTAACACAATCCTTTTGAAACCAGCTTCTACTACTCCTATCGTTGCTGCGAAATTCGTTGAAGTGATGCTTGAAGCCGGCCTTCCAGCAGGTGTATTGAATTTCGTTCCAGGAAGCGGAGCAGAGGTCGGCGACTACCTGGTCGATCATCCTAAAACACGTTTCATTTCCTTCACAGGTTCACGTGATGTAGGACTGCGCATTTACAAACGTGCTTCAGAAGTGAACGAAGGCCAAATTTGGCTGAAGCGTGTCATCGCTGAAATGGGCGGAAAAGATACAATCGTTGTCGACAAAGAGGCAGATCTTGAATTGGCGGCTCAATCGATCGTGAAATCTGCATTTGGCTTCTCTGGACAAAAATGTTCTGCTTGTTCCCGTGCTGTCATCGTTGAAGATGTATATGATCAAGTATTAGCTCGCGCTGTTGAATTAACAAAACAACTTACAGTTGGTAATCCTGTAGAAAATCATTTCATGGGACCGGTTATCGATCAAGCGGCTTTTGACAAAATCATGAGCTATATTGAAATCGGGAACCAAGAAGGACGCATTCTGACTGGCGGAGAAGGAGATAGCTCTAAAGGCTACTTCGTTCAACCGACAATCGTTGCCGATGTCGATCCGCAAGCCCGCTTGATGCAAGAAGAAATCTTCGGACCAGTCGTTGCCTTCACAAAAGCAAAGGACTTTAACGAAGCACTTGAGATTGCCAATAACACTGAATATGGTTTGACTGGGGCTGTCATTACGACAAATCGCCTTAACATGGAAAAAGCACGCGAAGAATTCCATGTCGGGAACTTGTATTTCAACCGCGGCTGTACTGGTGCAATCGTAGGTTATCAGCCATTCGGCGGGTTCAACATGTCAGGAACTGATTCCAAGGCAGGCGGACCGGACTACTTGCAGCTTCATATGCAAGCAAAAACAACATCCGAAACATTCTGA
- a CDS encoding cysteine dioxygenase: protein MGFLETIKSTFDNLPSYNEVKLVQAVQSLNLTFNEVSKYVTEPKDLEYGRNVIYSSENVEVIVIHLPSMAKTFIHDHGLSIGCIFVVAGDFLNVLYKLEDKESYPIYDRIEEFSQNEILLVKEDTIHMMYNPTTSPVITFHIYTPPLKGGTTYPSS from the coding sequence ATGGGTTTTTTAGAGACTATCAAAAGCACTTTCGATAACTTACCCTCATATAATGAGGTTAAATTAGTACAAGCTGTACAATCTTTAAATCTAACATTTAATGAAGTTTCTAAGTATGTTACTGAACCGAAGGATTTAGAATACGGAAGAAATGTTATTTACAGTTCCGAAAATGTCGAAGTAATTGTTATTCATTTACCTAGTATGGCCAAAACTTTTATCCATGATCATGGATTGTCTATTGGATGCATTTTTGTAGTGGCTGGAGATTTTCTAAACGTATTATATAAGTTAGAAGACAAAGAATCTTATCCTATTTATGATCGAATCGAGGAGTTTTCCCAAAATGAGATCCTCCTTGTTAAAGAAGATACCATCCATATGATGTATAATCCCACCACTTCACCTGTTATTACATTTCATATATACACTCCACCATTAAAAGGCGGAACAACTTATCCTTCCTCATGA
- a CDS encoding helix-turn-helix domain-containing protein — MFRFGKRKPRSKVGKLIDKHGYTQEEFVSASGISRNTISRVCSDPKYVPSAGVLKKIMKAVRSIDAGAKADDYFDL; from the coding sequence ATGTTTAGATTCGGGAAGAGAAAGCCGCGGAGCAAGGTCGGTAAATTAATAGATAAGCACGGATATACACAAGAGGAGTTTGTAAGTGCGTCCGGAATCTCACGCAATACGATAAGCAGAGTTTGCAGCGACCCTAAGTATGTGCCGTCAGCCGGGGTTTTAAAGAAAATCATGAAGGCGGTTCGAAGTATAGATGCTGGCGCCAAGGCAGATGACTACTTTGATTTGTAA
- a CDS encoding DMT family transporter, whose protein sequence is MPKVNPYVALAIGVASVSFSAILVKLATAPSGVIAFYRLLFTVLLMLPVFLMKYRHELKFIEKKDWLYSIAAGVFLAFHFILWFESLNYTSVASSTVLVTLQPLFAFAGAYLFFKERFSMKAILSGIIAIAGSLVISWGDLRISGMALWGDILSLIACALVTGYLLFGQNVRKRISSITYTFVVYAISTVALFFYVIFKEEALAPYPASDWIYFVLLAIFPTLLGHSLFNWSLKWLSTSTLSMGILLEPVGATILAYFILDEPILWTQVLGGTIILGGLMMFLKDEKKSKVHEEAQVSV, encoded by the coding sequence ATGCCAAAAGTGAATCCCTATGTAGCGTTGGCAATCGGTGTGGCATCCGTATCGTTTTCGGCCATCCTTGTTAAATTGGCGACCGCTCCATCGGGTGTTATCGCTTTTTACCGTTTATTATTTACTGTCCTACTTATGTTGCCAGTATTCTTGATGAAATACCGCCATGAACTTAAATTCATTGAAAAAAAGGATTGGCTGTATTCGATTGCGGCAGGCGTGTTTTTGGCTTTTCATTTTATTTTATGGTTTGAATCGCTTAATTACACTTCGGTCGCGAGTTCAACTGTGCTTGTCACCCTTCAGCCTTTATTCGCTTTTGCCGGAGCTTACCTGTTTTTTAAAGAGAGATTTTCAATGAAGGCGATATTGAGCGGCATCATTGCGATAGCAGGCAGCCTCGTCATTAGCTGGGGCGATTTGAGAATTAGCGGTATGGCGCTTTGGGGAGATATTCTTTCGCTTATCGCATGTGCGCTGGTAACCGGTTATTTACTGTTTGGTCAAAATGTTCGTAAACGTATCTCTTCTATAACATATACATTTGTCGTGTATGCAATCAGTACTGTCGCATTGTTTTTCTATGTGATCTTCAAGGAAGAGGCATTGGCGCCTTATCCTGCTTCCGATTGGATCTATTTCGTTTTGCTTGCGATTTTCCCGACTTTATTAGGGCATTCTTTATTCAATTGGTCACTAAAGTGGTTAAGCACTTCGACGCTTTCGATGGGAATCTTACTTGAACCGGTGGGAGCGACAATTCTGGCTTACTTCATATTAGATGAACCGATACTCTGGACGCAGGTCCTGGGAGGCACAATCATATTGGGTGGTTTGATGATGTTCTTAAAAGATGAAAAGAAAAGCAAGGTACATGAAGAAGCGCAAGTTTCCGTATAA